One genomic window of Citrobacter sp. Marseille-Q6884 includes the following:
- a CDS encoding lysoplasmalogenase: protein MLWSFIAVCLSAWLFVDASYRGPAWQRWVFKPLTLLLLLLLAWQAPMFNAISYLVLAGLFASLLGDALTLLPRQRLLYAVGAFFLSHLLYTIYFASQMTLSFFWPLPLVLLVLGALLIAVIWTRLEELRLAICTFIGITLMMVWMAGELWFFRPTAPALSAFMGAALLFIGNIVWLGSHYRYRFRADNAIAAACYFAGHFLIVRSLYL, encoded by the coding sequence ATGCTTTGGTCGTTTATCGCAGTTTGTCTTTCCGCATGGCTATTTGTGGATGCTTCCTATCGTGGACCCGCCTGGCAACGCTGGGTCTTTAAACCCCTGACATTACTGCTCCTGCTGTTACTGGCATGGCAAGCGCCGATGTTTAACGCGATCAGCTATCTGGTGCTGGCGGGGCTGTTTGCCTCACTGCTGGGCGATGCGCTGACGCTTTTACCACGCCAACGTCTGTTGTACGCCGTGGGCGCCTTTTTCCTGTCACATTTGCTGTACACCATATACTTCGCCAGCCAAATGACACTGTCGTTCTTCTGGCCGCTACCGTTGGTTCTGCTGGTGTTGGGCGCTTTGCTGATCGCCGTAATCTGGACGCGACTGGAAGAACTTCGCTTAGCCATATGCACCTTTATCGGTATTACCCTGATGATGGTCTGGATGGCGGGCGAGCTGTGGTTCTTCCGCCCAACCGCCCCAGCGCTGTCGGCATTTATGGGGGCCGCTTTACTGTTCATTGGTAATATTGTCTGGCTGGGCAGCCATTACCGTTACCGCTTCCGCGCCGATAACGCGATTGCCGCCGCCTGCTACTTTGCCGGACATTTCCTGATCGTTCGTTCGCTCTATCTTTAA